From one Oncorhynchus clarkii lewisi isolate Uvic-CL-2024 chromosome 6, UVic_Ocla_1.0, whole genome shotgun sequence genomic stretch:
- the LOC139410889 gene encoding indoleamine 2,3-dioxygenase 2-like isoform X1, giving the protein MATTITDSQKPFSLDPYHVSEEFGFILPAPLTELPPYYQPWMDIAQHVTELIYSHMLRSHILKMPLLNTQLLESHRELRLAHLALSVMTMGYVWQEGEDDTVKMLPRNLAIPYCEVSQRLGLPPILTHADAVLANWRKRDPQGLFDMENLELLVTLPGGDSVRGFFMVTLLVELAAVPAIKSIPLVINGVQCGDAETVTRALEEFSQAIQGMTDALKLMHVYVKPEVFYGIMRIYLSGWKDNSSMPAGLVYEGVQAEPMEYSGGSAAQSSLLHCFDELLGVKHEAKSGAFLTRMRNYMPPSHKRLIQDISLQPSLRRFVQQQACEPLTAAFQLCVTKLLALRSYHINVVSRFITVPAARARQLRNQGNISQEETVSRAPTALEEKGTGGSGIMSFLKTVRDRTRTSLI; this is encoded by the exons ATGGCCACTACTATCACAGACTCTCAGAAGCCTTTCTCTTTGGACCCCTACCATGTCTCTGAGGAATTTGGCTTCATCCTCCCTGCACCCCTG ACAGAGTTGCCGCCATACTACCAGCCCTGGATGGACATTGCCCAGCATGTTACAGAGCTCATTTACTCTCACATGCTGCGCTCCCACATTCTCAAG ATGCCCCTGCTGAACACCCAACTCCTGGAGAGCCACAGAGAGCTGCGTCTGGCCCACTTGGCCCTGAGTGTGATGACCATGGGTTACGTGTGGCAGGAGGGGGAGGATGACACAGTCAAG ATGCTTCCCCGCAACCTGGCCATTCCATACTGTGAGGTGTCTCAGCGCCTAGGACTtcctcccatccttacccatgcAGACGCAGTACTGGCTAACTGGAGGAAGAGGGATCCACAGGG ACTGTTTGACATGGA GAACTTGGAACTGCTTGTCACGCTACCTGGTGGGGACAGTGTGAGAGGGTTCTTCATGGTCACTCTGCTAGTGGAGCTGGCTGCAGTGCCAGCCATTAAG AGTATTCCTTTGGTTATTAATGGGGTCCAGTGCGGTGATGCTGAGACTGTAACCAGAGCACTAGAGGAATTCAGCCAGGCCATACAGGGCATGACAGATGCACTTAAGCTGATGCATG TGTATGTCAAACCAGAAGTCTTCTATGGCATTATGAGGATCTATCTGTCTGG GTGGAAAGACAACTCCTCCATGCCAGCTGGGTTGGTGTATGAGGGCGTCCAGGCAGAGCCTATGGAGTATTCTGGTGGGAGTGCTGCCCAGAGCAGTCTGCTGCACTGCTTTGATGAGCTGCTGGGTGTCAAACATGAAGCAAAGAGTG GTGCCTTTCTGACCCGTATGAGGAACTACATGCCCCCTTCCCACAAGCGTCTGATCCAGGACATCTCTCTGCAGCCCTCCCTGCGACGCTTTGTCCAGCAGCAGGCCTGTGAGCCGCTAACCGCAGCCTTCCAGCTCTGTGTGACCAAGCTGCTTGCCCTCCGCAGCTACCACATCAACGTGGTCAGCCGCTTCATCACTGTGCCCGCTGCCCGTGCCCGACAGCTCCGAAACCAGGGGAACATTTCCCAGGAGGAGACTGTCAGCAGGGCGCCCACGGCACTGGAGGAGAAGGGCACCGGCGGCTCGGGCATCATGAGCTTCCTAAAGACTGTAAGGGACCGCACACGGACGTCTTTAATCTAA
- the LOC139410889 gene encoding indoleamine 2,3-dioxygenase 2-like isoform X2 gives MDIAQHVTELIYSHMLRSHILKMPLLNTQLLESHRELRLAHLALSVMTMGYVWQEGEDDTVKMLPRNLAIPYCEVSQRLGLPPILTHADAVLANWRKRDPQGLFDMENLELLVTLPGGDSVRGFFMVTLLVELAAVPAIKSIPLVINGVQCGDAETVTRALEEFSQAIQGMTDALKLMHVYVKPEVFYGIMRIYLSGWKDNSSMPAGLVYEGVQAEPMEYSGGSAAQSSLLHCFDELLGVKHEAKSGAFLTRMRNYMPPSHKRLIQDISLQPSLRRFVQQQACEPLTAAFQLCVTKLLALRSYHINVVSRFITVPAARARQLRNQGNISQEETVSRAPTALEEKGTGGSGIMSFLKTVRDRTRTSLI, from the exons ATGGACATTGCCCAGCATGTTACAGAGCTCATTTACTCTCACATGCTGCGCTCCCACATTCTCAAG ATGCCCCTGCTGAACACCCAACTCCTGGAGAGCCACAGAGAGCTGCGTCTGGCCCACTTGGCCCTGAGTGTGATGACCATGGGTTACGTGTGGCAGGAGGGGGAGGATGACACAGTCAAG ATGCTTCCCCGCAACCTGGCCATTCCATACTGTGAGGTGTCTCAGCGCCTAGGACTtcctcccatccttacccatgcAGACGCAGTACTGGCTAACTGGAGGAAGAGGGATCCACAGGG ACTGTTTGACATGGA GAACTTGGAACTGCTTGTCACGCTACCTGGTGGGGACAGTGTGAGAGGGTTCTTCATGGTCACTCTGCTAGTGGAGCTGGCTGCAGTGCCAGCCATTAAG AGTATTCCTTTGGTTATTAATGGGGTCCAGTGCGGTGATGCTGAGACTGTAACCAGAGCACTAGAGGAATTCAGCCAGGCCATACAGGGCATGACAGATGCACTTAAGCTGATGCATG TGTATGTCAAACCAGAAGTCTTCTATGGCATTATGAGGATCTATCTGTCTGG GTGGAAAGACAACTCCTCCATGCCAGCTGGGTTGGTGTATGAGGGCGTCCAGGCAGAGCCTATGGAGTATTCTGGTGGGAGTGCTGCCCAGAGCAGTCTGCTGCACTGCTTTGATGAGCTGCTGGGTGTCAAACATGAAGCAAAGAGTG GTGCCTTTCTGACCCGTATGAGGAACTACATGCCCCCTTCCCACAAGCGTCTGATCCAGGACATCTCTCTGCAGCCCTCCCTGCGACGCTTTGTCCAGCAGCAGGCCTGTGAGCCGCTAACCGCAGCCTTCCAGCTCTGTGTGACCAAGCTGCTTGCCCTCCGCAGCTACCACATCAACGTGGTCAGCCGCTTCATCACTGTGCCCGCTGCCCGTGCCCGACAGCTCCGAAACCAGGGGAACATTTCCCAGGAGGAGACTGTCAGCAGGGCGCCCACGGCACTGGAGGAGAAGGGCACCGGCGGCTCGGGCATCATGAGCTTCCTAAAGACTGTAAGGGACCGCACACGGACGTCTTTAATCTAA